The Arvicola amphibius chromosome 11, mArvAmp1.2, whole genome shotgun sequence genomic interval CCAAGCCCCGGAGGGACGGGGAAGATGTATGACCATAAAGTGCGGTAGAGAGGTGGTTCTAATCCGCAGGACGGGCAGAAAACCCCTCCTGCTCAGCAGGGAGCTTGGGCTGGGGGAATCTTTTGCATAAATTTTCTCATCTGGGCCGGGCAGGATGGCTAGGGGAACCCGCAGGGCCTGTTTGCATCTTGGAAGCACATCTCAGTAACTCCAACAGCCAGCTCTCACTGGCTCCCCTTCACCTTCCGCTGCCTGCCAAGTTTGTGTTTGACTGACTTATTTCATTATTCCCCTCCAGATCCCTGGTACAGGAGCTTGTTGCCTATGCtatgcaagcaaacaaaccccGAGACAAGCTGATCCAGAGGAAGGAAAACTTTCTGTGGGCTTTGTCTGAGCAGGGCCAGGGATTCTGTGTGTTCGCACAGCTATGGGCCTAAGACTGTTGTAAGAGAACACATGTTCATGAAAAAGAAGGAAACGTTTTTTTTTCCGCTGATTTATAAACATGCccaatgtctttaaaatttgaaTGCAATTATATAGGTTTTCACTAGTATGCAATTGAATTttcacacacacaaccacacacacacacacacacacacacacacacaccccttcgtGACTCATAATAGAAAAGATACCCGATTTTAAAAATGCCAAAGAGCAGAATTTGCAGGCATATGGGCTTATTTTGAAGGAAGAAAgtgaattttggagaaaatacCTAGTTTACCAAAAGCAACCCACACAAAACTGcctgagctctccccatcctGAGAGAAACACTTCCATTGGGGAGGGCTCAGAATGTCTATGAAACGCCACTAACCTGTATTGGTTACTCTGGTATATGTTGgacaaatgtttgaaaaatgcCAAACATTTGCAATAAATTAGAAACCTAACCAATAAGATGATTGCAGACTCGTGGTGCCTGCCAGGAAAGATTGCTAAAcaactttgtattttcttcaacTAATGATGTCTGCAGGAAAACAATTAGAGATTGAAAGGGAGATGCTGCTGGATCCGGGAGAGGGATTAGGAGCCCCTTTCTATTTTAGAGGGCCTAAATCAGCTCAGACACATTGTATactttttcctttcaggaaaaaTAGCAAGCGCCCATGAGGTTTTCATTGCTTTGATGGTGTTTGCCTATGaacttctctctgttttctaaaaACTTGAGGGAACTCTTTTGCATGATTTTCTCCAGCTAATTAAAACCACTCCTCAGATAAAAGCTGATAGGAACAAAAAGACGAGTCCTGGAGATTCTCTttatcctctcttcctccatcacctGGGCAGTTAAAACCGATATCCAGGGTTCCACTCGCTCCCAGCCAGTCTTGACTTTATCTCCAAGACCTACATTGGCAAAGGACAAAAAGTAGCTCAAAGGGCGATCGGTGTGTATCGTGTGTTTTGTCCAGTGGGACAAGAACGTGAAGAGAGGCGCAAAGCAGAATCCTCTGGCCTGGGTGTTCATCCCCAGGACCCGGCCATGCTAAACACTTTCAGAAGCGTGGCCGCAGAGCAAGCATCTCCAAACAAGAACTGGCACTTTCGTTTGACTTTCTTAACTCCCTAAGGGGAACTGTTATAACCAGAGAGGCATTTTGGCAAGGGGCTGGATAGCTCATATTTGGTACACCGTATGGCAGCAGATCAGGGCAAGGAGAGAGCTTCAGCCATCTCTAAGACTGGAACCCCCAGCCGGGACTAACCAGGATGTAAAGTGGAGGCTACAGGGTCTCCCCGCCCCCAGTCCTAGCACCTCGGGCTAGTTGGGAGTGGGTGGAACGAAGACGGAAGGCTTACCTTCCTCTGTCGCCGGCAGGAGGTGGTCGCTGCTAGCGAGGGGGATGCAGAGGTCGTTGTCCTGCGGGAAACGGTCGCATTCCAGCATGTCGGGCCAGGGGAAGCCGAAGGCGGACATGACCGGGGCACAGCGATCCTTCACCTGCACGCAGAGAGAGTGGCACGGCTGGATAGTCTCGTCTAGGTCGTCTAGGCAGACAGGGGCAAAGAGCGAGCACAGGAACTTCTTGGTGTCTGGGTGGCACTGCTTCATAACCAGCGGAATCCAGGCTCCCGCCTGCTCCAGCACCTCCttcatggtctcatggcccagcAGGTTGGGCAGCCGCATGTTCTGGTACTCGATGCCGTGGCAGAGCTGCAGGTTGGCCGGGATGGGCTTGCAGTTGCTGCGCTTGTAGGAGAAGTCGGGCTGGCCGAAGAGGAAGAGCCCACGCGCCGAGCCCAGGCAGCAGTGCGAGGCAAGGACTAGCAGCAGCAGCGAGCCAGGGCCCCGCGGCATCGTGGACTTGCGACCCCCAGGGATGGAGGGGGGGGCGGAGGCAGCCGAATCGGGGAAGCGCGAGGCAGCCGGAACCTGAGTTCGTCCCGGACCGGCTTGTTCTGCTCGTGAGCTCTGGAAAGCCGGCAACACGAGAGCGCGAAGCCGGGCGCTGGGAAGTCGGCGCGGGCAAGGCGTTG includes:
- the Sfrp2 gene encoding secreted frizzled-related protein 2, yielding MPRGPGSLLLLVLASHCCLGSARGLFLFGQPDFSYKRSNCKPIPANLQLCHGIEYQNMRLPNLLGHETMKEVLEQAGAWIPLVMKQCHPDTKKFLCSLFAPVCLDDLDETIQPCHSLCVQVKDRCAPVMSAFGFPWPDMLECDRFPQDNDLCIPLASSDHLLPATEEAPKVCEACKTKNEDDNDIMETLCKNDFALKIKVKEITYINRDTKIILETKSKTIYKLNGVSERDLKKSVLWLKDSLQCTCEEMNDINAPYLVMGQKQGGELVITSVKRWQKGQREFKRISRSIRKLQC